In a single window of the Cucumis melo cultivar AY chromosome 11, USDA_Cmelo_AY_1.0, whole genome shotgun sequence genome:
- the LOC103501916 gene encoding tRNA-splicing endonuclease subunit Sen2-1 isoform X2, with amino-acid sequence MISNYFPFSFNLLSPPPHSSFSLLSRVVAVDFTVSPPASMAPRWKGKASEAKALADPISSTVLHLQSSFIQSNARGLLSGSTILYLADEEQTDLLNRTCFGRQILTAEKDKQWFQFGMEEAFYLSYHLNCLKIVDGQDCEMNFQELWRYMKTQKATFPEFYIAYRHLRLKNWVVRPGSQYGVDFVAYRHHPALVHSEFAVLVLSEGRDSNGNGRLRVWSDFLCTIRLCGSVAKTLLVLSVNDNGSEFVSPSCLDSYSIEERTVTRWSPEQCRENPAEV; translated from the coding sequence ATGATCTCCAACtactttcctttttcttttaacttactCTCCCCGCCGCCGcactcttctttttctcttttatctcGCGTTGTTGCCGTCGATTTCACTGTTTCACCTCCGGCTTCAATGGCGCCGAGATGGAAAGGGAAGGCTTCAGAAGCCAAAGCTCTAGCTGATCCCATCTCCAGTACTGTACTTCACCTTCAATCTTCTTTCATACAGTCCAACGCTCGAGGATTATTATCTGGTTCTACCATACTTTATCTAGCCGACGAAGAACAAACCGATCTTCTTAATCGCACTTGTTTCGGCCGACAAATTCTTACTGCTGAGAAGGACAAACAATGGTTTCAATTTGGCATGGAGGAGGCTTTTTACTTGTCCTATCACTTGAATTGCCTCAAAATTGTCGATGGACAAGACTGTGAAATGAATTTTCAAGAGCTTTGGCGGTATATGAAGACCCAAAAGGCTACATTCCCTGAGTTTTACATTGCTTACCGACATCTTCGATTGAAGAATTGGGTTGTTAGACCTGGATCTCAATATGGGGTTGATTTTGTGGCGTATCGTCATCATCCGGCTCTTGTTCACTCTGAATTTGCTGTTCTGGTGTTGTCTGAAGGAAGAGACAGTAATGGAAATGGGCGATTGAGGGTTTGGTCTGATTTTCTTTGCACAATTCGGCTTTGTGGAAGTGTTGCTAAAACGTTGCTAGTTCTTTCCGTCAATGATAATGGAAGTGAATTTGTTTCTCCTTCGTGTTTGGACAGTTACTCCATTGAAGAACGCACAGTTACGAGATGGAGTCCAGAACAGTGCCGTGAAAATCCTGCAGAAGTGTGA
- the LOC103501916 gene encoding tRNA-splicing endonuclease subunit Sen2-1 isoform X1 — protein MISNYFPFSFNLLSPPPHSSFSLLSRVVAVDFTVSPPASMAPRWKGKASEAKALADPISSTVLHLQSSFIQSNARGLLSGSTILYLADEEQTDLLNRTCFGRQILTAEKDKQWFQFGMEEAFYLSYHLNCLKIVDGQDCEMNFQELWRYMKTQKATFPEFYIAYRHLRLKNWVVRPGSQYGVDFVAYRHHPALVHSEFAVLVLSEGRDSNGNGRLRVCYSIEERTVTRWSPEQCRENPAEV, from the exons ATGATCTCCAACtactttcctttttcttttaacttactCTCCCCGCCGCCGcactcttctttttctcttttatctcGCGTTGTTGCCGTCGATTTCACTGTTTCACCTCCGGCTTCAATGGCGCCGAGATGGAAAGGGAAGGCTTCAGAAGCCAAAGCTCTAGCTGATCCCATCTCCAGTACTGTACTTCACCTTCAATCTTCTTTCATACAGTCCAACGCTCGAGGATTATTATCTGGTTCTACCATACTTTATCTAGCCGACGAAGAACAAACCGATCTTCTTAATCGCACTTGTTTCGGCCGACAAATTCTTACTGCTGAGAAGGACAAACAATGGTTTCAATTTGGCATGGAGGAGGCTTTTTACTTGTCCTATCACTTGAATTGCCTCAAAATTGTCGATGGACAAGACTGTGAAATGAATTTTCAAGAGCTTTGGCGGTATATGAAGACCCAAAAGGCTACATTCCCTGAGTTTTACATTGCTTACCGACATCTTCGATTGAAGAATTGGGTTGTTAGACCTGGATCTCAATATGGGGTTGATTTTGTGGCGTATCGTCATCATCCGGCTCTTGTTCACTCTGAATTTGCTGTTCTGGTGTTGTCTGAAGGAAGAGACAGTAATGGAAATGGGCGATTGAGGGTTTG TTACTCCATTGAAGAACGCACAGTTACGAGATGGAGTCCAGAACAGTGCCGTGAAAATCCTGCAGAAGTGTGA
- the LOC103501917 gene encoding interactor of constitutive active ROPs 3 isoform X2, with the protein MQTSKSSSLETAKKVSLKAARQVKPTALKCDSSSSSNQTGRISKERSPKIIGRSPRTPLSEKKCQNKISELESQISILQKDLKKAKEQLHSSKLRKDRARVDAEVSSVPSNAKEHRLSSSEQGHPKELQKQAQEDDQSLHSASEVTDKSESVDSVALAMVNVMQQLKLKLRVVDESKAFQTKHAGSVNEKHSKLKKFLSEILSLMGSMKNQLQDCEVSESQVQALISETTAQLETAKEMVELLGSDSTKAFEDWNSVTLELDESREHVSILETLVCKLEPALANASWKAFETFAVGKNREQETQEGETRESEQLEADLSSPQSAPLAVEGEYEGKQGQSTLEPKPSTEAKHVKSDANPREIELKKELEKSRLEIDEFRVKLLNRETELRSITEENLELSCKLEKSLSSHRVYELEKELDDLKNCIADLKANLLDKETEFQSVSEENEMLISEISKRDTIKTKVKEDTTTELVTSTTIDRDTQVKLGIIAEETDRSTSRKSVGIAELEAAQAANAEMEMELRTLKVQSEQWRKAAEAAAAMISAGSNGEFVGRTGSMDSNYNAITGKIGPLYSEDSDDDLLKKKNVNVLRKIGVLWKKPQK; encoded by the exons ATGCAGACTTCAAAATCCAG TTCATTGGAGACCGCCAAAAAGGTTTCTTTAAAAGCTGCTCGTCAAGTTAAGCCCACAGCATTGAAGTGTGACTCGTCATCTTCTTCCAATCAAACAGGAAGGATATCTAAAGAGAGAAGCCCTAAAATTATTGGCAGATCGCCCAGAACTCCACTATCAGAG AAGAAGTGCCAGAACAAAATATCCGAGTTGGAATCTCAGATTTCTATCCTTCAGAAGGATCTTAAAAAGGCAAAGGAGCAACTTCATTCATCCAAGTTGCGGAAGGACCGAGCTCGAGTTGATGCTGAGGTGTCCAGTGTGCCTTCAAATGCCAAGGAGCATCGGCTATCTTCTTCCGAGCAAGGTCATCCTAAAGAGCTTCAGAAGCAAGCACAAGAAGATGATCAATCTCTGCACTCTGCATCTGAGGTCACTGATAAGTCGGAATCTGTTGATTCAGTTGCCTTAGCAATGGTGAATGTAATGCAGCAGCTTAAACTCAAACTTCGGGTAGTTGATGAATCTAAAGCTTTTCAGACGAAGCATGCAGGATCTGTTAATGAGAAGCACAGTAAATTGAAGAAATTTCTGTCAGAAATTCTCTCCCTTATGGGAAGCATGAAAAACCAACTGCAAGATTGTGAAGTATCTGAATCTCAGGTCCAAGCACTTATAAGTGAAACTACAGCACAATTGGAAACTGCAAAAGAAATGGTGGAGTTACTTGGATCTGATTCTACAAAAGCTTTTGAAGATTGGAATTCAGTTACGTTGGAGTTGGACGAGTCTCGGGAACATGTAAGCATACTGGAAACGCTTGTTTGTAAATTGGAACCTGCCCTTGCAAATGCTAGTTGGAAAGCTTTTGAGACGTTTGCAGTTGGCAAGAATCGAGAGCAGGAAACACAAGAAGGTGAGACAAGGGAATCAGAACAGTTGGAAGCAGATCTTAGCTCTCCTCAATCAGCTCCACTCGCTGTTGAGGGTGAATATGAGGGGAAACAAGGTCAGAGTACCCTTGAGCCAAAACCTTCCACAGAGGCTAAACATGTGAAATCTGATGCAAACCCGAGAGAGATTGAACTTAAGAAGGAATTAGAAAAATCAAGACTTGAAATTGACGAGTTTAGGGTGAAATTACTCAACAGGGAAACTGAATTAAGGAGCATCACAGAAGAGAACTTGGAGTTAAGTTGTAAGCTCGAGAAGAGCCTATCGAGCCACCGAGTATACGAACTAGAGAAAGAGTTGGATGACTTGAAGAACTGCATTGCAGATCTAAAGGCCAATCTCTTAGACAAAGAAACAGAATTCCAAAGTGTATCAGAGGAGAATGAAATGCTGATATCTGAAATTAGTAAAAGGGACACAATCAAGACCAAAGTGAAGGAGGATACAACGACCGAACTAGTTACATCCACGACAATAGACAGGGACACTCAAGTTAAACTCGGGATCATAGCAGAAGAAACAGATCGAAGTACTAGCAGGAAATCTGTAGGCATAGCCGAACTCGAAGCAGCACAAGCAGCGAATGCAGAAATGGAGATGGAACTGAGAACACTGAAAGTGCAGTCGGAGCAATGGAGGAAGGCGGCAGAGGCAGCTGCAGCCATGATTTCAGCTGGAAGCAATGGGGAATTCGTAGGCAGAACAGGATCAATGGACAGCAACTACAATGCCATTACCGGTAAGATCGGTCCGCTGTACTCAGAAGATTCAGATGATGATTtactgaaaaagaaaaatgtgaaTGTACTAAGAAAGATAGGGGTGCTTTGGAAGAAACCGCAGAAATAG
- the LOC103501917 gene encoding interactor of constitutive active ROPs 3 isoform X1 has product MQTSKSRSSLETAKKVSLKAARQVKPTALKCDSSSSSNQTGRISKERSPKIIGRSPRTPLSEKKCQNKISELESQISILQKDLKKAKEQLHSSKLRKDRARVDAEVSSVPSNAKEHRLSSSEQGHPKELQKQAQEDDQSLHSASEVTDKSESVDSVALAMVNVMQQLKLKLRVVDESKAFQTKHAGSVNEKHSKLKKFLSEILSLMGSMKNQLQDCEVSESQVQALISETTAQLETAKEMVELLGSDSTKAFEDWNSVTLELDESREHVSILETLVCKLEPALANASWKAFETFAVGKNREQETQEGETRESEQLEADLSSPQSAPLAVEGEYEGKQGQSTLEPKPSTEAKHVKSDANPREIELKKELEKSRLEIDEFRVKLLNRETELRSITEENLELSCKLEKSLSSHRVYELEKELDDLKNCIADLKANLLDKETEFQSVSEENEMLISEISKRDTIKTKVKEDTTTELVTSTTIDRDTQVKLGIIAEETDRSTSRKSVGIAELEAAQAANAEMEMELRTLKVQSEQWRKAAEAAAAMISAGSNGEFVGRTGSMDSNYNAITGKIGPLYSEDSDDDLLKKKNVNVLRKIGVLWKKPQK; this is encoded by the exons ATGCAGACTTCAAAATCCAG AAGTTCATTGGAGACCGCCAAAAAGGTTTCTTTAAAAGCTGCTCGTCAAGTTAAGCCCACAGCATTGAAGTGTGACTCGTCATCTTCTTCCAATCAAACAGGAAGGATATCTAAAGAGAGAAGCCCTAAAATTATTGGCAGATCGCCCAGAACTCCACTATCAGAG AAGAAGTGCCAGAACAAAATATCCGAGTTGGAATCTCAGATTTCTATCCTTCAGAAGGATCTTAAAAAGGCAAAGGAGCAACTTCATTCATCCAAGTTGCGGAAGGACCGAGCTCGAGTTGATGCTGAGGTGTCCAGTGTGCCTTCAAATGCCAAGGAGCATCGGCTATCTTCTTCCGAGCAAGGTCATCCTAAAGAGCTTCAGAAGCAAGCACAAGAAGATGATCAATCTCTGCACTCTGCATCTGAGGTCACTGATAAGTCGGAATCTGTTGATTCAGTTGCCTTAGCAATGGTGAATGTAATGCAGCAGCTTAAACTCAAACTTCGGGTAGTTGATGAATCTAAAGCTTTTCAGACGAAGCATGCAGGATCTGTTAATGAGAAGCACAGTAAATTGAAGAAATTTCTGTCAGAAATTCTCTCCCTTATGGGAAGCATGAAAAACCAACTGCAAGATTGTGAAGTATCTGAATCTCAGGTCCAAGCACTTATAAGTGAAACTACAGCACAATTGGAAACTGCAAAAGAAATGGTGGAGTTACTTGGATCTGATTCTACAAAAGCTTTTGAAGATTGGAATTCAGTTACGTTGGAGTTGGACGAGTCTCGGGAACATGTAAGCATACTGGAAACGCTTGTTTGTAAATTGGAACCTGCCCTTGCAAATGCTAGTTGGAAAGCTTTTGAGACGTTTGCAGTTGGCAAGAATCGAGAGCAGGAAACACAAGAAGGTGAGACAAGGGAATCAGAACAGTTGGAAGCAGATCTTAGCTCTCCTCAATCAGCTCCACTCGCTGTTGAGGGTGAATATGAGGGGAAACAAGGTCAGAGTACCCTTGAGCCAAAACCTTCCACAGAGGCTAAACATGTGAAATCTGATGCAAACCCGAGAGAGATTGAACTTAAGAAGGAATTAGAAAAATCAAGACTTGAAATTGACGAGTTTAGGGTGAAATTACTCAACAGGGAAACTGAATTAAGGAGCATCACAGAAGAGAACTTGGAGTTAAGTTGTAAGCTCGAGAAGAGCCTATCGAGCCACCGAGTATACGAACTAGAGAAAGAGTTGGATGACTTGAAGAACTGCATTGCAGATCTAAAGGCCAATCTCTTAGACAAAGAAACAGAATTCCAAAGTGTATCAGAGGAGAATGAAATGCTGATATCTGAAATTAGTAAAAGGGACACAATCAAGACCAAAGTGAAGGAGGATACAACGACCGAACTAGTTACATCCACGACAATAGACAGGGACACTCAAGTTAAACTCGGGATCATAGCAGAAGAAACAGATCGAAGTACTAGCAGGAAATCTGTAGGCATAGCCGAACTCGAAGCAGCACAAGCAGCGAATGCAGAAATGGAGATGGAACTGAGAACACTGAAAGTGCAGTCGGAGCAATGGAGGAAGGCGGCAGAGGCAGCTGCAGCCATGATTTCAGCTGGAAGCAATGGGGAATTCGTAGGCAGAACAGGATCAATGGACAGCAACTACAATGCCATTACCGGTAAGATCGGTCCGCTGTACTCAGAAGATTCAGATGATGATTtactgaaaaagaaaaatgtgaaTGTACTAAGAAAGATAGGGGTGCTTTGGAAGAAACCGCAGAAATAG